aaacagaggaaaggaaatggaagGAGGCAGTATGCCTTGATGTTTGAGATTGTAGGAGCTTGCACTTGCTTTGGAGTCAGATTACCTGGGTTCTTATCCCAGGGTCCCTTCCTACTATTGTGGGAcaccagcctcagtttccccatctgtgagatGGGTGGTAATGCTACATGGCTGTGGGAAGGGTGTGAGACGTTCAGCAGGTCCCCTGGCTGAGACGAGATGATCAGTCAGGGCTGGGTGATAGCTTTAGTAAGAAGGTAGGCTGGCCAGGTAAGGGACGGGGCGGGGCTTTTCCAGGTGACCGGATGGGGCAGGACTGGAGGGAGGGTGACGGGAGACTTTGAAGTCTGGGCGCTCATCGGGACCCTGCTCTATAGGTGAGGCAAGTGGCATCTGCCGAGGGGAACTGCGGGTCCCACGGCCGCCCCGCGCTGCGGGAGCGGGAGCCGACCTCGGTGCTGGGCGGGGCGGACGCATGGGGGTGCCTGACTCCCGTGGCGCGCTGGCGCCCCCTGTCGGCTGGCGGCGGGGGCATCTGGCTGACGCTCACGGTTTCGCTCCGCGGCCGCAGCTGGAACGCGCGCGCTCCGAGACTGAGGAGGCGCTGAGCGCGCTGCGGAGGCTGCAGCGGCGCGTCTCGGAGCTGGAGGAGGAGTCGCGCCTCCAGGACGCCGACCTCTCGGGAGCCTCGCTGCAGTTAGAGCTCGCCCACAGCCTAGACAGCGACCAGGACCAAAACCAGAAAGCGGACAGAAGCGGCGATCCTCTGGTGAGCTttcggcccaccaggctccacactCACTATTCCGGAGGGCTGCAGACTCCGCCCCTCATTTTTTATCCCTAGAAGGTTTGACACTGCCCTGATTGATTTCTTTGGTGGACAGACGACTCTATCCCCGGAGACCCAAGAAGCGTCCAGCCAGCAGCGTTCGCCCCAGGAGAGGTTGGAgcctcccaggaagggagcatcCCTGAGCCCAGAGGAGATactgggagaagaggaggaggaagtggtccGGTTACAGGTTGAGGTGGGGGGAGCATAGTATTGGATGCAAAGCCCCTCTCAATGTCAGTTTCTCTTTCCCATCTACACCTCCAAGCCTTTGCCCACGAATCTCTCTACTTGGATACCCCTTCATCCCAACAAACTTGCCATCAAGTTTCAACAGCCAGTCTgtatgtcacctcctccaggaagacttcctgaaCTACACCCCCCCTTAAGTCCCATCTCCTCCATGCATCCTTCCTGCAGGCTTAGACCATCCATCTAACCCcgacccaccccaccccaccccaccaggcACTCATAAGATTCATCTCCAGCACAGGACCATTAGCTGTCAGGGTTGTTTGTGGAGCAGAtggagatgggaggtgggaggtaggGGAAGGCAGCGAACTAGAGTTTGGACTGCCTGGAAGAGCAAGCGCTGGGACACCCAGGGGCCTAACTGCCTCTCTGGACTTTACCCTGCCCGCAGATGGCGCTGCAGCAGGCAGAGCTACAGTCCCTGCGGGAGGAACTGCAAAGGCAGAAGGAACTGCGGGTGCAGGACCCCGAAGAGGCCTTAAGCAGCGCCCTCTCGGACCGAGACGAGGCCATGAAAAAGTAAGCATCTGCAACCATTCACCACCGCCCGGAGACGGGGGCCGGCTCAGGCACCCAGGACACACTGGCCTTTCTGGGCCTCGGAACCCCACTCTGATCCGGGGGCCCTCTGACTTCCCTGGTTTCGTATTAGTGGTCTCACTCCCGCCTGGGTCCAGGagccccccaccacccctgcaTGCTGAAGCCCCGGCGTCCTCGGACCTGCTCTTTGCCCCCTCGTCTGCAGGGTCCTGGAACTGTCCCTGGAGCTCAGCCGCGTTTCTGTGGAGCGGGACTCCCTCTCCCGGGAGCTGCTTCGCACCATCCGCCAGAAGGTGGCGCTGACGCAAGAGCTGGAGGCCTGGCAGGTGAGGGGCGGGGCGCACGGGGCCGACGGGGAggggccggcgggggcggggccgggccggaCGCTGACCCGCCCCGCCCGCCCACAGGACGACATGCAGGTGGTCATTGGTCAGCAGCTGCGCTCGCAACGCCAGCAAGAGCTGAGTGCGGCCGCctccgccccgcgccccgccccaaCGCGCTTCTCCCTGCGCCTGAGCCCCGGGCCGGCCGGCAGCTTCTTCAGCACCCTCTTCCGAAGGACCTGAGCACCGGGAAGAGGCAGGGCTGGCTTTGCCCTCTTGACTCACTTTTCTCTTCTGGCCAATGGAGCCATGGGTCCCGACTGTCTGCCAAAGGCGGCTGGTGCCCTTCCCCTCCCTTGAAGGCTGGGCAAGGGCTCACTGGGAGCAGGGGCCAGCTTTGGGGGCCAGAGACCCCAGATGGGTGGCAGGGGCACGTGTGGCAGAGCTGTTTATCAAATTTATATAAATCTATCTTTTCTAGGCATTAAGCCCCCTGGCCCTCAGCCGCGGGTCGGGGATGGGGATGGGTATTTATGTATCAAGATCAGACAGAGTAATATATAAATCATTACACCGACCTGGCCTCCATTCTTGGGAAGAAagcacattcaaaaaaaaaaaagccactaattttatttgtatcaaaaaaagaagaaaaaaaaaaaagaaaacactgtgaACCCCTGAGATGGAGGTGGAAACACTGTTGGAGGTCAGAAGGATAGAGAGAAAGCTCTGTAGCCCAGATTAGTGAAGACATCCACCCTGCAGCTGTTGCCCGCGGCTGTCAGGACCTAGAAACAACAGGAGAGTGACTGACCTGACCCCACGCCCTGGCCTCCCAGGGTCCCTACCACCCCCGGCCGGACCTACCTTGCACTCAGGGGCTGCTGGTTGCTGGTTGAGGCTGAGGCTTAGCAGTCCTGGGGAGGAGCCAGGCACTTGGGCCTTGAGCTCCCCGCTCAGCTGCCACTGGTTGACACAGCGGCCCTGTCCAGCTGATAGAATCTGTGGAAGACAGGGAGGGGGCTCAGAGTTCAGAGCTGGAGGGAGAGTGGGGCAGGGATGGCAAAAACAAGACAGAGGGCCTCACCAGGTCCTGGTAGAAGGTGACATGCTTCTGTGGCGCCCGCATGGGGAAGACGGTGGTGGGTGTGGAGGATCGGAGGTGCCAGAGAGTGAGTGCTGGGCCTCCTCCGCAGACCTGGGCAGAAAGGTGGGGGTCCCCAGTTACCGTGAGCCACGGGCCCTCAGCCAGACAGGGCCTGAGTTGCCACCCCAGCCTGCCCGCTGCCTGGCTCACCATCCAGTCCGAGTCAGTTGCCAAACATCCGATCCAGCGCCCGTTGTGGGGCCTCGAGCACTCCTGGGAGGGAGGAGCACAGAGCGGGAGGTGAAGACATCGGAGATGcccaggaaggaagaagggaggacaGAGTGTTGGGTGTGCCCTCACCTCGTGCTTGTAGACCTCAATCGTCTGGACCTCCTTGGCCGTGCGCAGGTCTGCGGAGGAAGAACCGCGAGAGGTACCCTCCTCTTCCCAGCCTCCCTCACCACCAGCCTTCCCTCCAATGCGACATTCCCTTACCCCAAAGCCGCACGGCCCCATCCTCGCCACCCGACAGCACCTCGGGGCTCCGCTCCCGCAGTGCCAAGCAGTGGATGTAGTCCGTGTGGCCCCGGAGGGCCCACTGCAGGGAGAGGGGCAGTGTCAGGACAAGACCCAGGAGGAATGCAGTTGCTCCCGCTCCCCCGGCCCTGCTTTCTCACCATGAAGGTCCCTGTCTCAAGGTCCATTGCATGCAGCTGACAGTCTCCCCCCGCCAGGATGAGCAAATTCTCCTGCAGAGGAAGGCGGGATGGAGTCAGAAGTCAGGGTCAAGTCAGgccagggagaggggaaggatcAAAATCTGGGCCAAAAACAGGACAGGGAAGAGCCCCAAATTTACGAAGGGCTCGAACCTTGGGCACGAGAAGCAGAGCATTGATCTCAGGTACTTCCAGGCTGGTCCTGGGGGAAGGAAAGCAGAGTCAACTCTGGTGTGGTGACACCTTCAGCCCCAGGTGCCCTCTGCTTACAGGGCCTGGCTCACCTGTATGGGGGCTGACGACGCCACAGCTCCTTACAGCCCTTCGTGGAGAGAAACGCTTGTTGTACAATCGCtgaatcatgtccgactctctgtgaccccatgcactgggTGACCTCAAAAGCTCTCTCTGAGTCTGGGTACCTCACCCTTCCCCCAGCTTCACACTCACCTTCTTAAGGATCTCTGCCCAAAGCCAGGCCTTcacctccccatccccagcaCTCAGCAGATGTCGATCAGTGGAGACCATGCTGTAGACGGGCCCGTCATGGGCTAAATGGAAGCACAGAACCTGAGTGACCTCATCCTTCTCCTGTCATCCACCCTGGGGTCCCCCAAGCCAGACTCAATGCCTGCACCCACCTTGGAAGGTCACCATGGGCTTCTTACTTTCCTCTTTGGCCTCGGAGCTCAAAGCAGCAGACAAGCTGAAGGGCAAGGGGAGAGGGGCCTGAGTGTCAGAAGAAGGGGGCATTAGCCCCCCAGGGAGCCAAGTGCCAGAGCTCATGGACAGTGGGGAGCAGGGGCAAGAGTACCTAAAGATAGCTATCTGTCCATAATTGTTGCCAGCTGCCAGGAACTTCCCACAGGGTGAGACACTCTGGGAGAATATGGTCATGTGCAGCCGCTGCAGGGCCTGAAACACTTCCATCTGTGGAGAGAGGCTGGATGAAGGCAGGCTGGGGCATCAGGGGCCTCTGATACACACACTCCTTCCTACTTCCCCTGCAGCAATCCGGCCTCCCACCACCCAGTTCTCCTTTGAGACAGCCCACCAAGTGGGCCTTGCCCGTATAAGTCCCAGGGGCGGCTCCAGGGAGGTGAGGAAGGGGAGAGTTGAGGCATGATGCCTAGTGGAAATCTGAGCAAAGACTCAGCCTCTCCTCCCGGTTTCCTTAACTGTCAAATGGAGCTCATGGGAGATTTTGTCATGATTGGATGAGCTACTGTACATAGCGTCGCAGTTTCTGTCTTCGCTCAGAAACCGCTTAAAAAACTGCTCTATTACTCCAATACAGAAAAACGTACTGACCCCTGATCCGCATCCTGTGACTTTCACGTTAGGCCCCTGAGGTATTTCTGGATTATCCTCCCTCCCCCGGGTAAGAATCCGAGTCCCACCAACAGCCCACGCAAAATAGGGCTCAGGGCAGGACTCCCTGCCTTGCCCCTTCGGAGCCAGGCGTGGACTACAAATCACAGAAGGCACTGCGCATCGCCCCCCTCACCTGACCCAGAGGCACTGCTTGCTGCGCCGCTCGTTCCATCTCGAAAACTAACAGTCCCAGAGTGCTCCGCGCGCAACGCAGCCTCACGAGTCCGGAAGTGCCAGTGGGCACCTCCCCTTCGCGGTTGCTCACCTCCCGGATACCGCTGGCCGGCCCGGCGTGAAGGCGGCCACCGCGTAACCTGAGTCCCAGGAGCAGAGGTGACCACCGAGAAGACACCCCAACACCAAGTGGCGCCCACCGCGACCCTGCTACGCcgggtcccctcccccaccccgctgaGCAGACCCGCCTTTTAGCCGCGTGCGATCCGTCTTCCGCGCCTGCGCGGAACCTGGCGGCGCGCGCGCCTAAAGCCACGCCCCACGCGCTGGGTCACGCCCTCAAAGGCTCCGCCCCTGCCGCCCGGATCCCACCCCTCCGTCCGCAGGACCCCGAACCCCAATGATCCTACAGCAACCCCTGGAGCGAGGCCCCCAGGGTCCGGCCCAGCGCGACCCGCGGGCCGCCTCGGGGGCTTCTGGAGGCCTGGACGCGAGGTGTGTGTAGGGGGGCCCTGGGTGGGCCCGGCCCAGGGTCCCAGGAGCTTTGGCTGGGGCCTCAGAGCAGGTCTGCAGGATGACACGCGGTGGGGCTTATCGGCAGGGCTTGGGCATAAGCTGAGACAAGATTGGAGACTGGGGAAGACCTCCGAGGCAGGCTCCTGGATGGTCTGGGAGAGAGGGTGACTTAGACGTCAGCGACAGGCATGGGCCGGGGGGCTGCTGGCTGACGCTGCAGGCTCAGGCGGGCAGATCCTGGGGATGGCGCCAAGAGGGTGGGGTGCTCCTAGCTCTCTTTTCTTCCCAGCTCCCCTCTCCGAGGAGCTGTGCCCATGAGCACCAAGCGGCGCCTGGAGGAGGAGCAGTGagtttgggggcagggagggactcCCACCAAGTCCTCCGTCACCTCAGGTCCCCATCAGGCTACCTCTCCTCTGAATATcccagcctgcctgcctccccgTCTCTCCCCAGGGAGCCCCTGCGCAAGCAGTTCCTATCCGAGGAGAACATGGCCACCCACTTCTCTCGACTCAGCCTGCACAATGACCACCCTTACTGCAGCCCCCCCAGGGCGtttcccccagctctgcccccactCAGGTAGGCACCATCCACAGTCCACTGGCTGGGCCTTCCAGAGGATCATACCCAGTCCTGGGAGCCCATTTCCAGGCTCTGCCTCACTCTGCTATTTTTAGCTTCTAGCCAACCTCTGTTGTTTCCCTACTTGGCTCCTTGGAAGGTGCCAGCAATCCAGGAGCCCCTGGGGACCTGGACCAGGTGGGGCGTGGCTCTGCCAGGCCAGCCTCTGCCCCTGTGCcgttatttcctcttccagaagcCCTTGCTCTGAGCTGCTTCTCTGGCGCTACCCTGGGAACCTGATCCCTGAGGCTCTCCGGCTGCTGAGGCTGGGGGACACTCCCACCCCCCACTATCCTGCAACCCCAGCTGGGGACATGATGGAGCTCTGAGATCTGGGGAGCAGTGCCCCTGCCTCCCCCccacttccttctttcccctcAACAAGGGAGAGCAGCACTCCCACGAAGGGACCACCTGCCCTGCTTTTCCTCCAGACCAGGCCTCTGGGCACCAGGACCTCCCCTCACACACAGAGCCCTGAGGTGGAAGGGGCAGGGACATGGGAAAGGAGGCCATCCCCTCCCTGCTGAGAACTGAATAAAGACTGCTGAGTGAATGAAAGCTTCAATCTGGAACCCAGGCTCTttggggaagggagggcagggaggggtgcTGGATGCCGGATTTCTCCTCAAGCACTTCCCTGGAAAACGGTCTCGGCTGGCCAGGTCCTGGCAGGCTGGGCTCAGGCATTGAGAATGTGTGAGTCAGAGCCTCGCCCCCACCCCCGCGGTGACTCACTCCTCCCCTCCAGCTCTGGGAAGTCAGGCTGGGATCATGCCACTCTCCAAACCATTTAAAGTTAAagattcttttattaataaattctCTCCCCCTCCACATTTTCTCCCTAAATAAATATCCCCCCCTGTGTTAGGAGGTCCAAGGGGGCAGTGTCTTAGGGCCAGCCCCATTAGAGGGCCAGCCCTCTAGTGTTAGGAACAGGTCCCTAACCCCTCCAGGCTGAGACCCCAAGTGGTGGAATTTCAGTACATCTGAGTGGGTGGGACCTGGTGTTGTGTCGGTCCTTGAGGTcagcctggcccccaggccatggtgtgggtgggggtggggaccctTGTGCAAATGCTGCAGTTCCTTAGCGTCAGCTGTCTGGTGTGAGCCAGCCAGGGTCTCCTTTTCTATTCTGGAGCCAGAGACAGGGCGGTCAGACACCTTGGAAGGCTCTTCGGAAGCTTGGGGCCGGACCTTAGAGAGGTGATTCACTGTCCCCCATCCCTCCACACCCCTGTGGCTGGAGCAGCCTGGCTCTGGCTGTGTCTGGGAGGCTGGGGCTGgctccagaatgaatgaatgaatgatgagcGGGCACAGCCTCCTGCTGGCAGGGGGCGCGCCCTGTCACTGGATCAGGGCCACACCAGGACAGCCCTCCCCACCGGTCTCCTCGATGGGGGCTGCAAGATAAGAAGAGGGGTGTCAGGAGTGGGGGAGATGTTGAGGAATGATGGGGGGCCATCGGGTGGGCGGGGACACACTCACTGGTAAACTTCTCTCTCCTGCGGCACCGTCTCCAGACCAGGAAGCCAGAAAGCAGCCCCAGCACGAGGGCCAGCCCCAGGGCGCCCCCCAGGATGGGCCACAGCAGCCTGAAGGGGGCGGGAGGGGCCGCAGCGCCTGGGGGCGGGACTCCAGGTCAGACCACGCCCCTCTCAGGCCAGCCCCGCCCCCTAGATCGGAACCTCCAGGCTTCCCTCCCCCAGGTCCCTACCCTGGTGAGAGCCCCTTCCTCACTCCAGCCTCCACCCCACCCCGATTAATTCCCCAGATCTCAAGTCCCCTGCTCCCCCTTCCACCCCGGAAGCCTCCCCCCTAGCCTGGGGTCCGctcgccccggccccgcccccactCACAGCCCAGGCAGAAGTCGCTGTGCGGTCTCGCCGGGCACGAGGCGCAATCCATGCACTTGTCTAGGTCCGCGCTCCAGGAGCTGCCGCGAGAGCAGGGGGTGGTGCCTGGGGAGGGGGACGCGGGTcagaggctgggggcggggcgcggcTATTTTGGGGGCTGAGGTCAGGGTCGGCCCGGCTCGAATAACGTGAGTCACCGGCGCCCTCCGCATTCCTCACAGGTGACCGCACGGCCCGACCGGGACACGGCAGCGCGGGGGAGCGGGGGGCAAAGTGCGGGACgctcggggggggggggcggtcagtTCCCCAtaaccgcccccccccgcccccgccccgcgctgCCGGCGGGTGACTCATTCCCGGGCACTGGGCCCGATCCCGGTCCCTCCCCCCGAATAGCTGGGCACTGAAGTCACCGGATGGAAGGGGGTACCCCACAAGGTATAGGAGGCACAGACCTCCGTGCCCCTCAACAGCCCCCCCACTCTTAGGTCAAGGTGGGGTGGGCAGAACTGGTATTGATCAGGTTGGGAGCGTGCCGCCTTACCAGACGAGACATCCCTCCCTCAAACTTTCTCTCTCCACTTCCGAGTCCAGACTCTCAGGACAGAAACACCCCGCCCCCCACGTCGGACAGGCGGGAAACTGAGGCCCGAACTATGGAAGAATCTGGGAGCGGGATGGGACCTCTCCTGATCTGGGGAGGCCGAGTCTGGGGACTGTCTGACCCCGGATCCCCGTGTCTGCCTGGTCCCCCGGTTCTGCCCCGCCTCCAGGCTCCTGGTGCCGGCTCCCCGATCCCGGCCAGGGGACTCCCCCCGCTCCCACGCCCACCCGCCCGGCCGGGGACCGGCATACCTGGCACTCGCTCCCCGGCCGCGGCGCGCAGCAGCGCCAGCCCGAGCCCCAGCACGAGGAGCCGCAGCAGCGGGCGTAGCGGGCAGGGAGCCATGGTGCTCGTCTGGCGGCCGCTGCCGTCTGCGCTCGCCACCCGCGGACCCGGGTACAGAGaggcggccccgcccccgcccccgccttccGGGGCGGACCCCTGGTCTCGGCCTGCCCCCCACGATCCGCCCCTAGACGCCCcgtcccgccccgccccgcccgctaAGTTCAGGCATTCGCTCAACAAACGCCTCCTCTGCGCCCGAGCGGCCAGAATGCCAAAGGGAGGCAGATGTGGCCTTGCCTTCTCGGTGGCTGAAGCCCGGGAGGTGTGTGTTGGGCGAGGGGGCTGGTCTGACACGAAATAACCCATCTCAGAGATAACTGCAGCTTTCTTAAGGGCCCCGAGGGTATAATAATATAACAAATGTAATACTACTGTGTCGTTTCATTTCTACCTTAGGACATTTGTTGATGTtcgttgttcagtctctcagtggtgtccgactctttgcgaccccatggactgcagcacgccagacctccctgtccttcactatctcccctgagtttgctcaaactcatgtccatcgagtcggtgatgccatccaaccatctcatcctctgtcgtcgtccccttctcctcctgccttcaatctttcccagcatcagggtcttttccaataagtcctctcttcacatcagggcttccttgatagcccagttggtaaagaatcctcctgccatgcaggagaccccggttcgattcctgggtcgggaaggttctctggagaagtgatagttacccactccagaattcttgggcttccccgtggctcagctggtaaggttgcaatgcgggagaccatggactgtacagtccgtggactcgcaaagagtcggccgccactttcacttcttttcactttccttcactcttcgcatcaggtggccaaagtactggagcttcagcatcagaccttccaatgaatattcaggattggtttctttcaggattgactggtaaAATGCTGTCTCCCTTTTTCGGAGTGAAACGAGGCTCGGGAAGTTTAGGTGAGTTCCGGAGTCCGGACCCGAGCTCTGTTCGGCTCCACACCGCGCGTCCTCCCAGCGGGCGGAACTGCAGCCAGCTGCTACCAGGCGCCCGGGCCAGAGGTGTGCGAGCGGAGGCTGCTGGCTCGAGCGCCCCTTACTGACCAGGCTGGGATTCGCCGCCAGTCAGACGAGggtctctgcccctccccagggcGGTGGTCCGGTGACGTCACTGCCTCTTTAAAGACCCCCGCCTCCGCGCCCATCTCCACACTCTGCCGGCTGCTCAGAATCTCCGTGCACTCCTTCTCAGGTGAGCCTGGGCAGGTGCGCCTGTCGTGGGGGAAGGGGTAGACACCTGGGATTGCGGGGCGCGTGGGGCGTGGCAGAGTTGGGTTGCGGTGCGTGGGACGAACCTGCGCTGATTTGACCGCGAgcccctgggggcggggggacgcCTGCACCCGAGCCGGGGCCCTGAAGGGGTCCTTCGACGGAAGGGTTAAGCGCCCCTCCCCCTGCCCGGGACAAAAGCACCGAAACCCgggagcccctcccccacctgcgCTGCTCTCTAGGGCCGGGCCCTTCTCCCCCTCACCTGTGCGAGCGGACCCCGCGGCGAGCGCCGCCCTTAGGCCACTTCAGGGTGCGCGGCTTCCACGGCGGGGGGCTGAGGACACCCTCCTTCGGGCCACACTCAGGGGAAATAGGGATCGAGAGCGGGAGGGGACGCCCTCGGATGAGCTGAGGCCGTAGCACGTGGAAAGGGAAGGGGCCGAGAGCAGGGGCGCGCTTGTAAGGGGGAGGTGCCGGGTGCCAAGGCTAGCGTGGCCCCCACCCTAACCCGGCCGGAGAGGCCTGGAGGGCTGACCCTGGGCTTGGGATTGGCGCAGTACGGCCCGCCCCGTCCGATCTCCCCTGAGGTCATGAGTTCTCCCGGGTTATGGGCGGGGTGCAAAGAAACGGAGAGTCTGCCCTCTGGCCACCCCCTGGGGCTGGTGCTAAGTTTAGGTTCGAGCTGTGCGCGGGAACTTTGTGCAATGGAGGGTCATAGGGGGGCCCTGAACGGAACTGATCGCCCCCCAAACGACGTCAATCAGGATGTGAGGGGGCCAGAGCTGCCCCAGAGGAGCTGGTTCACTGGACAGACTCCAAAGGTGGCAGCTTCTTTTAGGGGAAATTGGGCCCTGAGAGGATGGCAtttggggcaagaatacacaagaaaaTGTCACCAACCTTGGGAGTCTGTTCTGTGGGCCCcaggcagggcagagggcaggaccCCAGGAGGCAGCTGGGGACCTTGGGAAAGGAAGTACTTTGGGTGGGAGAGGCTGGTGTTAatgttttgttgtgtttcttCTCCACCTCTCATGCCCCATCCAGGTTTTGAATAGGTGGAGCTGGTTTGAACCAGGCAGTGGTGAGCAAGGCCAGGACTGTCTGGCTACCGTCCACACTATATCTTAAGATCAAACTAGCAACCACCTGTTT
The sequence above is drawn from the Cervus canadensis isolate Bull #8, Minnesota chromosome 32, ASM1932006v1, whole genome shotgun sequence genome and encodes:
- the THOC6 gene encoding THO complex subunit 6 homolog isoform X1, which produces MERAAQQAVPLGQMEVFQALQRLHMTIFSQSVSPCGKFLAAGNNYGQIAIFSLSAALSSEAKEESKKPMVTFQAHDGPVYSMVSTDRHLLSAGDGEVKAWLWAEILKKGCKELWRRQPPYRTSLEVPEINALLLVPKENLLILAGGDCQLHAMDLETGTFMWALRGHTDYIHCLALRERSPEVLSGGEDGAVRLWDLRTAKEVQTIEVYKHEECSRPHNGRWIGCLATDSDWMVCGGGPALTLWHLRSSTPTTVFPMRAPQKHVTFYQDLILSAGQGRCVNQWQLSGELKAQVPGSSPGLLSLSLNQQPAAPECKVLTAAGNSCRVDVFTNLGYRAFSLSF
- the HCFC1R1 gene encoding host cell factor C1 regulator 1 isoform X3 — translated: MSTKRRLEEEQEPLRKQFLSEENMATHFSRLSLHNDHPYCSPPRAFPPALPPLRSPCSELLLWRYPGNLIPEALRLLRLGDTPTPHYPATPAGDMMEL
- the THOC6 gene encoding THO complex subunit 6 homolog isoform X2, coding for MEVFQALQRLHMTIFSQSVSPCGKFLAAGNNYGQIAIFSLSAALSSEAKEESKKPMVTFQAHDGPVYSMVSTDRHLLSAGDGEVKAWLWAEILKKGCKELWRRQPPYRTSLEVPEINALLLVPKENLLILAGGDCQLHAMDLETGTFMWALRGHTDYIHCLALRERSPEVLSGGEDGAVRLWDLRTAKEVQTIEVYKHEECSRPHNGRWIGCLATDSDWMVCGGGPALTLWHLRSSTPTTVFPMRAPQKHVTFYQDLILSAGQGRCVNQWQLSGELKAQVPGSSPGLLSLSLNQQPAAPECKVLTAAGNSCRVDVFTNLGYRAFSLSF
- the TNFRSF12A gene encoding tumor necrosis factor receptor superfamily member 12A, which produces MAPCPLRPLLRLLVLGLGLALLRAAAGERVPGTTPCSRGSSWSADLDKCMDCASCPARPHSDFCLGCAAAPPAPFRLLWPILGGALGLALVLGLLSGFLVWRRCRRREKFTTPIEETGGEGCPGVALIQ
- the HCFC1R1 gene encoding host cell factor C1 regulator 1 isoform X1 is translated as MILQQPLERGPQGPAQRDPRAASGASGGLDASSPLRGAVPMSTKRRLEEEQEPLRKQFLSEENMATHFSRLSLHNDHPYCSPPRAFPPALPPLRSPCSELLLWRYPGNLIPEALRLLRLGDTPTPHYPATPAGDMMEL
- the HCFC1R1 gene encoding host cell factor C1 regulator 1 isoform X2, producing the protein MILQQPLERGPQGPAQRDPRAASGASGGLDAREPLRKQFLSEENMATHFSRLSLHNDHPYCSPPRAFPPALPPLRSPCSELLLWRYPGNLIPEALRLLRLGDTPTPHYPATPAGDMMEL